The genomic interval AATTGGCCGTTATATTATAAATATTTCAGGAATCTCAGCATGCATATATTCCTTATACTGATTTTGATTGGATCGCTGATTTGGGGGTGGATCACCATGGTCCCGTACCTGCTCGGCAATGACTGGCCGCTAACCGTCGCGGTTCCGTTCGTGGCTCTCATAGATGTCTTCTGGGGCGTGTCGACGATCTACTTGATCGACCTCCTCAATTCTCATTACAGAAAGAACAATGAATTCCTCAGAAAATTTTATCAGGAACTCCATTCGGATCTGTTTTCGCTCCTGGCCTTTGCAGCAATTCTCATCATAATTTTCACCTTGGCCAAGCCTACCTACTCGCTCTCCAACATTGACATCGCTTGCCTGGGAATACCGTTGTTCATCTATGCGATCGACTCCCTAGCTAGAGCAAAAGATCCTGCGGGAATTCTCAAGCTAAGTATCGCGCGACGCTTGTTCCTCATGACACCCCCAGCAGCATTGCTTCTTACATCTAGCTGGTCGCTGATACACATCTATTCGGGTGATGTCCCTGCTGGGGCCTCTCTCTGGATCCAGTTCTGCATTTTCTTTGCAGGCTTCGCTTCCTATGTTTCCTCCAAGCAGGTGCGTTATTTCATGATGCATCGCAAGCTTGGAATTTCTCCTACGATCCAGCGGCTCTTTAAAAAATTGAGAGGCGGAAAGCCGGGGATTTATGACCAAACGGCAGCTATGGCAGAGCACTTTCAGCGTGAGATGAGGGCGGCCACATCGAAGGCAGCATCCGAGCGCCGTAGAACCTCCAAGAAGAAACAGCCAAGGAGGTAGATCATCTATCGTTAACTAAATGGCTGCACTCAAGGCATCCGCAGCGTCGCCAATAGCAAATAATTTGAAACATCGCTTCTCGCTGTGTATGCATACGTTATAGAGAGAAGGGTCTTAAGGCCATGCCTTTCAACGTCTTTGGATAGGCCAAACAAAAGCAATAGATTGCAGTCGCTCTATCCACGCCGACTCAACGGCAAGCTGGCCTTGACCGCGATGCAGGCAATGGAGAACCAGGGATTTGGAGCATCGGCAGATCAAAGGCGTTGAAAGGCATGGGCCTTAAGGCCCATCGGTGCTGATCGCCAGTGGGCAGCCAATAGCCTGTCACAGCTCCGCTTAGCTGCCAGGTGCGAATTTAGAAGCGGCTGGGGACCCAGGCATGCGGTTTGAGATGGGCAATTCTTTGTTCCATGATCCGACAATGCACCTAGAGAGACCGTTCCCGATGCTCGCCTTCACCCGAACATCGTTGGCGGCGCGAGGGTTCGCCCATGTGGCTAATGCGCGCAAATGCGCGCGTAACGCCTGTTTCTTCTCGCAATGAGCGTTTTTGCGCACATATGAGCAAACTGCCCGTACAGACGCCTACTGAGATCGTCGAGGACCTGGGGCGGCGGATCCGAGCACGCCGCCTGGACGCCAACCTCACCCAAGCGTATCTGGCTGACAAAGCGGCCATTTCTCGGCGGGCCCTGGTTCAACTGGAGGCCGGGGGTGGATCAACGCTGCACACCCTGGCCAGCGTCCTGAAGGCCCTAGGCCTGGAGGAAGAGCTCACCCATCTGGTTCCCGCGCCGACGGTGAGTCCCATGGCAATGCTCCGTCTAGCTCGTCGCCAGAGGAAGCGGGCCAGCTCGCAGCCGGACTAGCGTCCTAACGATCAGGCCGCTTCCTTCGGGGCGACAATGGCGCTGCCCCGCTCAGAGGCGCGCCTGCCTACCGGTACTCACCCTGGTTGCGCAGGTGGGTGATCAGCCTCCACAGCTCCCTGAGTTCAAGTCCATCGATGCTCCCACCTGGTGGGCGCTGCCGAGCAACTGCGATCTCAGCTGATCGCGCGGCGGCACAATACGGCTTCGCCCCAGGCCCCAGTCCAACTGGGGCTTCCCAGCTGTGGGCTAGAACATCCAGGTAGTCACCGATTCAGGAGCGAAGAGTTCAAACGTCCCGGCACTGCTGCTTGCCCGGACTGCAAGCTGGCGGCTTCGTCGTTGATCAAGGGCAGTGGTTGGCCCGCCGCGGAGCCGATCGGCAGACGGGACTCGGCGCCCGGGGAAAACGCTACTGCTGACCAGATGGGCGCGCAAGCGCCAGCCCCAGGGCCGCTCAAAGCGGCTACGAGGATAGACAGATGTCTTCCGGCCGCCGGCCTTCCCGAGCCGCCCCTGCCTGTTCCAGGAACCTCAAGGGCAAAAAGCAAAGGCCTCGCATGCGAGGCCTTTGATCGTCGGCGCTTGAGTGGAGGTTCTAGCCCCCGTCCCCCAACCATGGTGGGTGAAGTGGCCTGGACGACGGAGACAGATTGCCATCGTTGA from Xanthomonas sp. DAR 34887 carries:
- a CDS encoding helix-turn-helix domain-containing protein, with the translated sequence MSKLPVQTPTEIVEDLGRRIRARRLDANLTQAYLADKAAISRRALVQLEAGGGSTLHTLASVLKALGLEEELTHLVPAPTVSPMAMLRLARRQRKRASSQPD